In Nitrospirota bacterium, a single window of DNA contains:
- a CDS encoding pyruvate, water dikinase regulatory protein produces the protein MKKRKVHVYIVSDATGMTAEMVISAVLVQFREIDPVFKKFPYIKTREQVKAILVQAAEVQGIVIYSLVSQELRSWVRREKRKMNIMAIDILGPLLERLGRMWNLIPTFSPGILKRVGEESIRLAESIDFTLRHDDGQGVDTLEQADLVLLGVSRTSKTPTSLYLSCNNNLKVANVPIIEGMSPPEEIFRLGIQKVGLTIAPERLAFIRERRMKYAGATDYLDVTHIKKELEFCNRIFGRIKGLQVIDVTHSSIEEVANKIIENRQENNNSSSSRERR, from the coding sequence TTGAAAAAAAGAAAAGTCCACGTATATATTGTATCTGATGCGACGGGTATGACTGCTGAGATGGTAATCAGCGCGGTGCTGGTGCAGTTCAGGGAGATAGACCCGGTTTTCAAGAAATTCCCTTATATCAAAACAAGGGAACAGGTGAAGGCGATACTTGTACAGGCAGCGGAAGTGCAGGGCATCGTGATTTATTCTCTTGTTTCCCAGGAACTCAGGTCGTGGGTCCGGAGAGAGAAACGCAAGATGAATATTATGGCGATTGATATCCTCGGACCACTGCTCGAAAGGCTTGGCAGGATGTGGAACCTGATCCCTACATTCAGTCCGGGTATTCTCAAGAGGGTCGGGGAAGAATCTATCCGGCTTGCGGAATCAATCGACTTTACCCTGCGGCATGATGACGGGCAGGGTGTTGATACCCTTGAACAGGCGGACCTCGTGCTTCTCGGAGTATCAAGGACCTCCAAGACGCCTACAAGTCTCTACCTCTCATGCAACAACAATCTGAAGGTTGCAAATGTGCCCATCATCGAGGGCATGAGCCCTCCGGAGGAAATCTTCAGACTGGGTATCCAGAAGGTTGGTCTCACCATCGCTCCCGAGAGACTTGCCTTCATACGGGAACGGAGGATGAAATACGCAGGGGCTACCGATTATCTTGATGTTACGCATATAAAAAAGGAGCTGGAGTTCTGTAACAGGATTTTCGGCCGGATAAAAGGATTGCAGGTGATCGATGTGACCCACAGTTCCATAGAGGAAGTGGCAAACAAGATAATAGAAAACAGACAGGAAAACAACAACAGCAGCAGCAGCAGGGAAAGGAGGTAA
- the ppsA gene encoding phosphoenolpyruvate synthase: MRKQNVVLWFRDLAKEDIPIVGGKCANLGELIGKVRVPVPDGFAVSALAYKAFLDKTKAHRKIESLLSSIDPSDMKSLQDTSEKIRKYIEGLPMPKEMEKEILQKYRELCRTSGRDNLAVAVRSSATAEDLPGASFAGQQDTFLNITQKNLLESIKKCWSSLFTPRAIVYRKEKGFSADEVLISVAVQELIFSQTSGVMFTIEPVSGAEDRIVINASWGLGEAIVSGQVTPDEYVVRKKNFKIDERQVVRKERQITSDRKGGTKWEAVPKDRQDVQTITDEQIVRLAQYGAQIETHYGVPQDIEWAVDDRGKIFILQARPETVHGAVKQAKAGERKEIMEQEILMKGIGVSPGQASGKVRVILNVREISKFQQGEILVTEMTTPDWVPAMKIASAIVTNLGGKTCHAAIVSRELGVPCIVGTEKATKVLRDGQVITIDGQRGLVFRGELARKEEAGVQAAGIPADLSAQIVTATKVYVNLSIPEIAQKIATETRADGVGLMRAEHLMLSIGKHPRLILEEGGAKDMVDKFANGVGQVAEAFFPRPVVYRFLDFKPDEFLELPGGEKYEKNNVGPNPMIGYRGEYRYAKEDDIFRLELQAIRKAREQLGLTNIWVMVPFVRTLDVFRKTVSIMREEGLDHRADSSFQLWIMVEVPSAVFMIEEFCREGIDGVSFGTNDLTMLVLGVDRNDTSVQELYDERNLGVLRAIAYTMTVCRKYGVTTSICGQAPSVYPDYLEFMIRCGATSISVNPDTVVSSRKSVAVLEQKILMEKALGVQSRPKIAKIPLEEVFFWRTAEE, encoded by the coding sequence ATGCGGAAGCAGAACGTGGTGTTATGGTTCAGGGATCTGGCCAAAGAAGATATTCCGATTGTGGGAGGGAAATGCGCCAACCTCGGCGAGCTGATCGGAAAGGTCAGGGTTCCGGTTCCGGACGGGTTTGCCGTTTCAGCACTGGCATACAAGGCATTTCTTGACAAAACAAAGGCACACAGAAAGATTGAGTCACTTCTTTCCTCGATTGATCCGTCTGATATGAAGTCTTTGCAGGATACATCGGAAAAGATAAGGAAATATATTGAAGGCCTTCCGATGCCGAAGGAAATGGAAAAAGAGATTCTGCAGAAATACCGGGAACTTTGCAGAACATCGGGAAGGGATAATCTTGCGGTCGCGGTGCGCTCCTCTGCGACAGCCGAAGATCTTCCGGGAGCCAGTTTTGCCGGACAGCAGGATACATTTCTGAATATTACGCAGAAAAACCTTCTGGAAAGTATAAAGAAGTGCTGGAGCTCACTTTTTACCCCGCGGGCTATTGTGTACCGGAAGGAAAAGGGATTTTCTGCCGACGAAGTCCTCATCAGCGTTGCTGTGCAGGAACTGATATTCTCACAGACTTCAGGTGTCATGTTTACGATAGAACCTGTCAGCGGTGCCGAGGACAGGATTGTTATCAATGCGTCATGGGGTCTCGGAGAGGCTATTGTGAGCGGACAGGTGACGCCGGATGAATATGTGGTGAGGAAAAAGAATTTCAAAATAGATGAACGGCAGGTTGTGAGGAAGGAACGGCAGATTACCTCTGACAGGAAGGGCGGGACAAAATGGGAGGCGGTGCCGAAAGACCGTCAGGATGTGCAGACGATCACTGATGAACAGATCGTACGCCTCGCGCAATACGGCGCCCAGATCGAAACGCATTACGGAGTTCCCCAGGATATTGAATGGGCCGTTGATGACAGAGGGAAAATATTCATACTCCAGGCAAGGCCGGAAACAGTTCACGGCGCGGTGAAACAGGCAAAAGCCGGAGAAAGGAAGGAGATCATGGAACAAGAGATACTCATGAAAGGAATCGGGGTAAGTCCCGGCCAGGCTTCAGGAAAAGTCAGGGTTATTCTGAATGTCAGGGAAATCTCAAAGTTCCAGCAGGGTGAGATCCTGGTGACTGAAATGACCACGCCGGACTGGGTTCCGGCCATGAAGATCGCGTCTGCCATCGTAACAAACCTTGGCGGTAAAACCTGCCATGCGGCGATCGTGAGCCGCGAACTTGGCGTCCCCTGTATTGTCGGGACAGAAAAGGCGACAAAAGTTCTCAGGGACGGTCAGGTTATCACCATAGACGGACAAAGGGGACTTGTATTCAGGGGAGAACTGGCGCGAAAGGAAGAGGCCGGGGTGCAGGCTGCCGGAATACCGGCGGATCTTTCCGCGCAAATCGTTACTGCTACCAAAGTATATGTAAATCTTTCCATTCCCGAAATTGCGCAGAAGATCGCCACGGAGACCCGCGCGGACGGCGTCGGATTGATGAGGGCAGAACATCTGATGCTCAGTATCGGGAAGCATCCGAGACTCATCCTCGAAGAGGGCGGGGCAAAGGATATGGTTGATAAATTTGCGAACGGGGTTGGACAGGTGGCCGAGGCGTTTTTTCCGCGGCCTGTGGTATACCGCTTTCTCGATTTCAAGCCGGATGAGTTCCTTGAACTGCCCGGTGGAGAAAAGTATGAAAAGAACAATGTGGGGCCTAACCCCATGATAGGCTATCGAGGGGAATACAGGTATGCAAAGGAAGATGACATATTCCGGCTCGAGCTTCAGGCGATAAGGAAGGCAAGGGAACAACTGGGGCTCACGAATATTTGGGTCATGGTTCCGTTCGTGAGGACACTCGATGTTTTCAGGAAGACGGTGAGTATTATGCGGGAGGAAGGGCTTGACCACAGAGCAGACAGCAGCTTTCAGCTCTGGATTATGGTTGAGGTTCCGAGCGCGGTTTTCATGATCGAAGAGTTCTGCAGGGAAGGTATCGATGGGGTGAGTTTCGGGACAAACGACCTGACTATGCTCGTCCTTGGTGTGGACAGGAACGATACCTCGGTGCAGGAACTTTATGATGAACGGAATCTGGGCGTCCTGAGGGCTATTGCCTACACCATGACGGTCTGCAGAAAATACGGGGTTACCACCTCAATTTGCGGACAGGCTCCGAGCGTATACCCCGATTATCTGGAATTCATGATTCGGTGCGGGGCAACATCGATATCGGTGAACCCTGATACGGTTGTCTCATCAAGGAAAAGTGTTGCTGTCCTGGAGCAGAAAATCCTGATGGAAAAAGCACTCGGGGTGCAGAGCAGGCCAAAGATTGCGAAAATCCCGCTTGAAGAGGTGTTTTTTTGGAGAACAGCAGAAGAATAG
- a CDS encoding UPF0146 family protein: MENSRRIEGLVDYIADRYSDAAEIGIGHFPDIAYALKHRGVNVFASDIRTIRFEGIRVIIDNITDPDHDVYRGCDLIYAMRPPPELVPYMVMLSRAVSADLILKPLSSEYAEGFRMMRNGNTTFFFKGKE, encoded by the coding sequence TTGGAGAACAGCAGAAGAATAGAAGGACTGGTGGACTATATCGCAGACCGCTATTCTGACGCAGCGGAGATCGGTATAGGGCATTTCCCCGATATTGCCTATGCCCTGAAACACAGGGGAGTGAATGTGTTTGCCTCTGACATAAGAACGATCCGGTTTGAGGGAATCAGGGTGATTATCGATAATATCACAGATCCTGATCATGATGTATACCGGGGGTGTGATCTGATCTATGCAATGCGACCACCTCCCGAGCTTGTTCCTTATATGGTAATGCTTTCAAGAGCGGTCTCCGCCGATCTGATTCTGAAGCCGCTGTCTTCGGAATATGCAGAAGGTTTCAGGATGATGCGGAATGGAAATACGACCTTTTTCTTCAAGGGAAAAGAATGA